From Acinetobacter suaedae, one genomic window encodes:
- the ycaC gene encoding isochorismate family cysteine hydrolase YcaC, whose amino-acid sequence MAQDYIRLDKDNAAVLLVDHQTGLLSLVRDIDPDKFKNNVLALADAAKYFNLPTILTTSFENGPNGPLVPELKEMFPDAPYIARPGQINAWDNEDFVKAVKATGKKQLIIAGVVTEVCVAFPTLSALAEEFEVFVITDASGTFNALTRDAAWDRMSKAGAQLMTWFGMACELHRDWRNDIEGLGALFSNHIPDYRNLINSYNQNTSQK is encoded by the coding sequence ATGGCTCAAGACTATATTCGACTAGATAAAGATAATGCAGCAGTGCTTTTAGTCGACCATCAAACAGGTTTACTTTCACTGGTTCGCGATATCGATCCAGATAAATTTAAGAATAATGTATTAGCATTAGCAGATGCTGCAAAATACTTCAATTTACCAACCATCTTAACCACAAGCTTTGAAAATGGTCCAAATGGCCCACTGGTTCCTGAGCTTAAAGAAATGTTCCCTGATGCACCTTATATTGCCCGTCCAGGCCAAATCAATGCATGGGACAATGAAGACTTTGTCAAAGCTGTTAAAGCAACAGGTAAAAAACAACTGATTATTGCAGGTGTCGTGACTGAAGTCTGTGTCGCATTCCCAACACTTTCAGCACTTGCAGAAGAGTTTGAAGTGTTTGTGATTACCGATGCTTCTGGTACATTTAATGCATTAACTCGTGACGCAGCTTGGGATCGTATGTCTAAAGCAGGCGCTCAATTAATGACATGGTTTGGTATGGCGTGTGAACTACATCGTGACTGGCGTAATGATATTGAAGGTTTAGGTGCCTTGTTCTCCAATCACATTCCTGATTATCGCAACCTGATCAATAGCTATAATCAAAATACATCACAAAAATAA
- a CDS encoding sensor histidine kinase, translating into MALTGYKKNDVEYLLYFNFYLNNKELVGKKMNVDELKKQLLECLEAEELDNSQILSLTHKLANTDESKVRFSVDAGVIDRLGQELVARQETAVSELVKNSYDADAQNVTLEFCDSKDIGGTLIIEDDGQGMSREELVHGFMRVSSTSKIHEPRSPIFNRQRAGQKGIGRFSVQRLGRKLTIITQIKNNDNALKLVINWDDYNRDGNLFTVENTLEVIPKIKEKGTILTIERLRDRWSSASIQRVYRYVSDIITPIFPMDDTLEIEEEKDKFVVDFLEVNQGRKQKIADNNIMLYQHAVAVLSGEIDEAGCGWVNIQSKKLKITNEKLQIGYGQDDNQSIFPNIRGVKFKVFYFIFESSLISKLHSTSIRSRLAREGGIKLYRNGFRVLPYGEQGDDWLRLDESVRRRVILIPHGNNNFYGFVELADPENIFNETSSREGLIDNASVRELKNFVHRALVTAVARIGALRGTKVVASQKKDGNAWNDVELRIRNIALSLEELDKEFEGEEKKASRRRAVKKLKKDLSGLKAAHEEEVKKIIQERAMLRVLSSVGITVSQFIHEIKYYMDNIQSDINFLIRELSHSDDQNPYLKRVEILKKNFESFHNYTAYFNTVVSANLVRELAPLNIRNVVNSFISSMQHDAKRLDIEILTPKFNNIFLFTKSMHPSEWSSILFNFYTNSKKAIARQGVDGKILIECGEEDGRIYLEFSDNGDGIKEGNEELIFNEFFTTTAVISLDAIEASNEVVGTGLGLKIVKDIVKSHRGSVEVVSAKAEFSTCIRVEVPKASEKELTDYGL; encoded by the coding sequence ATGGCTTTGACAGGATATAAGAAAAATGATGTAGAATACCTACTTTATTTTAATTTTTATTTAAATAATAAAGAGTTGGTGGGTAAAAAAATGAACGTTGATGAGTTAAAGAAACAACTATTAGAGTGCCTAGAAGCAGAAGAATTAGATAATTCTCAAATTTTATCTTTAACTCATAAACTTGCTAATACAGATGAAAGCAAAGTTAGATTTTCTGTAGATGCAGGAGTAATTGATAGATTAGGGCAAGAGTTGGTAGCTAGGCAGGAAACTGCCGTTTCTGAATTGGTTAAAAACTCGTACGATGCAGATGCTCAAAATGTGACCCTTGAATTTTGCGATTCTAAAGATATAGGTGGAACTCTTATTATTGAGGATGATGGGCAGGGTATGAGTCGTGAAGAGTTAGTTCATGGTTTCATGCGAGTTTCATCAACTTCCAAAATTCATGAACCAAGATCTCCAATTTTTAATAGACAACGGGCAGGGCAAAAAGGTATTGGGCGATTTTCAGTACAAAGATTAGGTCGAAAGCTTACAATTATCACGCAAATTAAAAATAATGATAATGCACTAAAGCTCGTAATTAATTGGGATGACTATAATAGAGATGGAAATTTATTTACAGTGGAAAATACTTTAGAAGTTATTCCAAAAATTAAAGAGAAAGGTACTATTTTAACAATAGAAAGATTACGTGATCGTTGGAGTAGTGCCTCAATTCAAAGAGTTTATCGTTATGTTTCTGACATAATTACTCCAATATTTCCTATGGATGATACATTAGAAATTGAAGAAGAAAAAGATAAGTTTGTAGTTGATTTTTTGGAAGTAAACCAAGGTAGAAAACAGAAAATCGCTGATAATAATATTATGCTGTATCAACATGCTGTAGCCGTATTAAGTGGCGAAATAGATGAGGCAGGCTGTGGTTGGGTGAATATACAGAGTAAAAAGCTTAAGATAACAAATGAAAAATTACAAATAGGATATGGTCAGGATGATAATCAGTCTATTTTCCCCAATATTCGTGGAGTGAAATTCAAAGTATTTTATTTTATTTTTGAGTCAAGCCTTATTAGTAAACTTCATTCTACAAGTATCAGGAGTAGATTGGCACGAGAAGGGGGTATCAAATTATATCGTAATGGATTCAGGGTATTACCTTATGGTGAGCAAGGAGATGATTGGCTAAGATTGGATGAGTCAGTTCGTCGTAGAGTTATCTTAATTCCACATGGTAATAATAACTTTTATGGCTTTGTAGAATTAGCTGATCCTGAAAATATATTTAATGAAACTTCAAGCCGAGAGGGATTAATTGATAATGCTAGTGTTCGGGAGCTAAAAAATTTTGTTCATAGAGCATTGGTTACAGCAGTAGCAAGGATTGGGGCATTACGTGGAACAAAAGTAGTAGCCTCTCAGAAAAAAGATGGGAATGCATGGAATGATGTAGAATTACGTATAAGAAATATTGCACTTAGCTTAGAAGAGTTAGATAAAGAGTTTGAAGGGGAAGAGAAAAAGGCTTCTAGACGGCGTGCTGTAAAAAAGTTGAAAAAAGATTTGTCTGGTCTAAAAGCTGCCCATGAGGAAGAGGTTAAAAAAATAATTCAAGAGCGTGCAATGCTTAGAGTTTTAAGTAGTGTGGGTATTACAGTATCTCAGTTTATCCATGAAATTAAATACTATATGGATAATATTCAAAGTGATATCAACTTCTTAATTAGAGAGTTGAGTCATTCCGATGATCAAAACCCTTATTTAAAAAGAGTTGAAATCCTAAAAAAGAATTTTGAATCATTTCATAATTATACAGCTTATTTTAATACAGTAGTCTCAGCTAATCTTGTTCGAGAATTAGCCCCTTTGAATATTCGGAATGTGGTTAATTCGTTTATTTCATCTATGCAGCATGATGCTAAAAGACTTGATATTGAAATTTTGACACCTAAATTCAATAACATATTTTTGTTCACGAAGTCTATGCATCCATCGGAATGGTCTTCAATTCTATTTAATTTTTATACCAACTCAAAGAAGGCTATTGCTAGACAAGGAGTTGATGGGAAAATTTTAATAGAATGTGGTGAAGAGGATGGTCGTATTTACTTAGAATTTTCAGATAATGGCGATGGTATTAAAGAAGGAAATGAAGAACTTATTTTTAATGAATTTTTTACTACTACTGCAGTTATTTCATTAGATGCGATTGAGGCAAGTAACGAGGTAGTAGGGACAGGGTTAGGATTGAAAATAGTCAAAGACATTGTAAAGTCTCATAGGGGAAGCGTTGAGGTTGTTTCAGCAAAAGCTGAATTTTCAACGTGTATTCGAGTTGAAGTACCTAAAGCAAGCGAGAAAGAGTTAACAGATTATGGATTATAA
- a CDS encoding Eco57I restriction-modification methylase domain-containing protein: MNLDDLNLLRNYTAEINDVNRIIVTAFLRSNNIFSVKNEYISNLFILEGDFDYDVFLSFGLNLKILTFDDLIKTFEYIISPIDKVVTGAVYTPEVIRNNIIDNVIQGDELLYKKLLICDPACGCGGFLFSAVKKIKEINPNLSFSEIYKDFIFGLDLKEYSVERTKILLHLLAITSGEDLLNFEFNIFSGNALSFDWTSVLDSFSGFDIVVGNPPYVASRNIDDESLKLLKRWAVCSTGHPDLYIPFFEIGLEILKERGVLGFITMNTFFKSINGRALRQYFGDKKYKLSITDFGSMQVFLSRNTYTCICIIQKEISKEIYYRRLMDFKSLKSKKYSKIPYDSISHGSGWNLSNIGVVNEIEKVGMQLKDLYKVSNGIATLKNNVYIIDYVNEDETNYILSCGSKVEKNICVDVINPNKLIENSSLDGLRKKIIFPYFYKDGVANIIPENIFRMDYPNAYSYLLTYKSELAGRDKGKKEYEEWYAYGRKQGLVKYKYKLLFPHITPKIPNYVVSDQEDLLFHNGLAVLSNERKSLEILRILMSSRLFWFYVVNTSKPYGSGYFSLSKNYIKTFGIYPFDENQIEFLLSEPEQSKLDEFIEDLYGVSLNF; the protein is encoded by the coding sequence ATGAATTTAGATGATTTGAACTTGCTACGTAATTATACAGCTGAAATTAATGATGTAAATAGAATCATAGTGACAGCTTTTTTACGTAGTAATAATATTTTTTCTGTGAAAAATGAATATATTTCAAATTTATTTATTTTAGAAGGAGATTTTGATTATGATGTATTTTTAAGTTTTGGTTTGAATTTAAAAATACTAACATTTGATGATTTAATTAAAACTTTTGAATATATTATTTCGCCTATTGATAAGGTCGTCACAGGGGCAGTCTATACACCAGAAGTTATTAGAAATAATATCATTGATAATGTTATTCAAGGTGATGAATTGCTCTATAAGAAATTACTTATATGTGATCCTGCGTGTGGATGTGGTGGTTTTTTATTTTCGGCTGTAAAAAAGATAAAAGAAATAAATCCTAACCTTAGTTTTAGTGAGATATATAAAGATTTTATTTTTGGTTTGGATTTGAAGGAATATTCAGTCGAAAGAACAAAGATCTTATTACATCTTTTGGCTATAACTAGTGGAGAAGATTTATTAAATTTTGAATTTAATATTTTTTCCGGTAATGCGTTGAGTTTCGATTGGACTAGTGTATTAGATAGTTTTTCTGGGTTTGATATTGTTGTGGGAAATCCTCCATATGTTGCATCCCGTAATATAGATGATGAGTCATTGAAATTGTTAAAGCGTTGGGCTGTTTGTAGTACTGGACATCCTGACTTGTATATTCCTTTTTTTGAAATAGGGCTTGAAATTTTGAAGGAAAGAGGAGTTCTGGGCTTTATAACAATGAATACTTTTTTTAAGTCAATAAATGGAAGGGCGTTAAGACAATATTTTGGTGATAAAAAATATAAGTTATCTATAACTGATTTTGGGTCTATGCAGGTGTTCTTATCAAGAAATACATATACATGTATTTGTATTATTCAGAAAGAGATTTCTAAAGAAATTTATTATAGAAGGCTAATGGACTTCAAAAGCTTAAAATCAAAAAAATATTCGAAAATTCCTTATGATTCAATTAGTCATGGTTCTGGTTGGAACTTAAGCAATATTGGTGTGGTTAATGAAATTGAAAAAGTTGGAATGCAGCTTAAAGATCTTTATAAAGTTAGCAATGGTATTGCAACTTTAAAAAATAATGTTTATATCATAGATTATGTTAATGAAGATGAAACTAACTATATATTGAGTTGTGGCTCTAAAGTAGAGAAAAATATATGTGTTGATGTAATCAATCCAAATAAACTAATTGAGAATTCTAGTCTAGATGGTTTGAGGAAAAAAATAATTTTCCCTTATTTTTATAAGGATGGTGTTGCAAATATTATACCAGAGAATATTTTTAGGATGGATTATCCTAATGCATATTCATATTTGTTAACATATAAGAGTGAATTGGCGGGGCGAGATAAAGGTAAAAAGGAATATGAAGAGTGGTATGCTTATGGGCGGAAACAAGGGCTGGTTAAATACAAATATAAGTTGCTCTTTCCACATATAACACCAAAGATTCCTAATTATGTTGTTTCTGATCAAGAAGATCTTCTTTTTCATAATGGATTGGCTGTACTGTCAAATGAAAGAAAATCTCTAGAAATATTGCGGATTTTGATGAGCTCGAGATTATTTTGGTTTTATGTTGTAAATACTAGTAAGCCATATGGTTCTGGATATTTTTCATTAAGTAAAAATTATATTAAAACATTCGGCATATATCCATTTGATGAAAACCAAATAGAATTTTTATTAAGTGAGCCTGAACAATCAAAATTAGATGAATTTATTGAGGATTTATATGGTGTGAGTTTGAATTTTTAA
- a CDS encoding LysR substrate-binding domain-containing protein — protein sequence MILIFSRYRTTSTLINSFDDFHYFYLVVKHGGFSAASEAEHISKSKLSRRIIELENKFNVSLIQRTTRHFKVTELGQEFYEECCKVIAQVECAESVLLKQKSEPQGLVKISCPPLMMHFQIRRLLNEFLKTYPKVEIALELTSRRVDLMHDDIDIAIRTSFEPNEDSSLIVRDVIRTEHCLVAAPELLQGQHIQHYSELSHYPSVALGIQKSQYFWHLCHINSDKTVDVPYTPRVRSNDLAGVYYAVSDGLGIADLPYLTVQADIEKGKLIHILPEWKSNRGTVQLVYASRKGQRLVVEKLIDTLIENLRRLPESQHQHGYLST from the coding sequence ATGATTCTAATCTTCTCTCGATATAGGACTACATCGACCTTGATCAACTCATTTGATGATTTTCATTATTTCTATCTCGTGGTGAAACACGGTGGCTTTAGTGCTGCCAGTGAAGCAGAACACATTAGTAAATCAAAGCTCAGTCGTCGGATCATTGAGTTAGAAAATAAATTTAATGTCAGCCTCATTCAACGCACCACTCGCCACTTTAAAGTAACAGAACTCGGACAAGAGTTTTATGAAGAGTGTTGCAAAGTGATTGCACAAGTTGAATGTGCTGAAAGTGTCTTACTCAAACAAAAAAGTGAACCTCAAGGTTTGGTTAAAATCAGTTGTCCACCATTGATGATGCATTTCCAAATCCGCCGGTTATTAAATGAGTTTCTAAAAACCTACCCCAAAGTCGAAATTGCCTTAGAACTAACTAGCCGTCGTGTTGATCTCATGCATGATGATATTGATATTGCAATAAGAACCAGCTTTGAACCCAACGAAGACTCGAGCCTAATCGTTCGTGATGTGATCCGCACTGAACACTGTCTCGTTGCAGCACCTGAACTTTTGCAGGGACAACACATCCAGCATTATTCAGAATTATCACATTATCCAAGTGTGGCTTTGGGGATCCAAAAAAGCCAATACTTCTGGCATTTATGTCATATAAACAGTGATAAAACGGTTGATGTTCCCTATACACCTCGCGTCAGAAGCAATGATCTTGCAGGGGTATATTATGCTGTTAGTGATGGACTAGGTATCGCAGATTTGCCTTACTTAACCGTGCAAGCCGATATCGAAAAAGGTAAATTGATTCATATCTTACCCGAATGGAAATCTAATCGAGGTACAGTGCAACTGGTTTATGCATCACGCAAAGGACAACGTTTAGTGGTTGAAAAACTGATTGATACTTTAATCGAAAATTTAAGACGTCTGCCTGAAAGCCAACACCAACATGGCTATCTCTCGACTTAA
- a CDS encoding SAM-dependent methyltransferase, with amino-acid sequence MTRFKQAWIEKIIGHKYAIDAKRLGDDATLAWSNLGYWQGQYDDYPLACQSLADQAAGSIQLQQQDRVLDLGCGQGASVLHWLKRYHVEQLCAIELQAACIGRIQKNLPQVESYCQSFLNLNTLHFLNSFDAVICIDAAYHSHLNSFLDSVIPVLNSKGRVVFHYLMWSDAWQQCSYMQKQQYRLLLKGADVDWQHLMNEPQLVQTLERRGLSQVKIQDFSEAVLDGFARYIEMQQIDKKALDFAQLKINMTAKLCRKLYRDGLVRYAQISAVKS; translated from the coding sequence ATGACCCGCTTCAAGCAGGCATGGATTGAAAAAATCATTGGGCATAAGTATGCCATTGATGCCAAACGACTCGGTGATGATGCCACGCTTGCTTGGAGTAATTTAGGATATTGGCAAGGCCAATATGATGATTATCCACTCGCATGCCAAAGTCTCGCTGATCAAGCCGCAGGATCGATCCAACTGCAACAGCAGGATCGTGTTTTAGATCTCGGCTGTGGGCAAGGTGCGAGTGTGTTGCATTGGCTCAAGCGTTATCACGTCGAACAGCTCTGTGCAATTGAATTACAAGCCGCCTGTATTGGACGAATTCAAAAAAACTTGCCGCAGGTTGAAAGTTATTGCCAATCTTTTTTGAATTTAAACACACTTCATTTTTTAAATTCATTTGATGCCGTGATCTGCATTGATGCGGCGTATCACAGTCATTTGAATTCATTTCTAGATTCAGTCATTCCCGTTTTAAATTCAAAAGGTCGTGTTGTTTTTCACTATTTAATGTGGTCTGACGCTTGGCAACAGTGTTCCTATATGCAAAAGCAACAATATCGTTTGTTGTTAAAAGGGGCGGATGTTGATTGGCAGCATTTAATGAATGAACCACAGCTTGTGCAAACTTTGGAGCGACGTGGTTTGAGTCAGGTCAAAATTCAGGACTTTTCCGAAGCTGTATTAGATGGTTTTGCGCGATATATTGAAATGCAGCAAATCGACAAAAAAGCATTGGACTTTGCTCAGTTGAAAATCAATATGACTGCCAAGCTGTGCCGAAAACTCTACAGAGATGGTTTGGTACGTTATGCTCAAATCAGTGCAGTGAAAAGTTAG
- a CDS encoding pirin family protein, translating into MKKILGVFQNKHMHWVGDGFPVYNLFSYDRLGQSISPFLLLDYAAPYRFEPTTAQHGVGTHPHRGFETVTIAYQGEVTHKDSAGGGGTIKAGDVQWMTAGGGILHQEFHSPAFAEQGGLFEMVQLWVNLPAHSKMTPAKYQAIDAAQIQRIALDDVGSELRVIAGQYQDTQGAATTFSPVNVWDGTIVEGQQHHFYVTEGHTTLLVLLAGEVTLNEVQQIQSPSLVVLSREEIDFSIKAEQDSKFLILTGQPLNEPIEGYGPFVMNSKTEIAEAIHDFNSGKFGVM; encoded by the coding sequence ATGAAAAAGATTCTTGGTGTGTTCCAAAATAAACATATGCACTGGGTAGGTGACGGTTTTCCTGTCTATAACCTATTTTCCTATGATCGTTTAGGACAAAGCATTAGCCCATTTTTGCTATTAGATTATGCTGCACCGTATCGCTTTGAACCGACCACAGCTCAGCATGGCGTGGGTACTCATCCACATCGTGGCTTCGAAACGGTAACGATTGCTTATCAAGGTGAGGTGACGCATAAAGATTCTGCTGGCGGTGGTGGTACCATCAAAGCAGGTGATGTGCAATGGATGACCGCAGGTGGTGGGATTTTGCATCAAGAATTTCATTCACCAGCCTTTGCTGAGCAAGGTGGTCTATTTGAAATGGTACAGCTTTGGGTAAATTTACCTGCTCATTCCAAAATGACCCCTGCCAAGTATCAAGCAATTGATGCTGCACAGATTCAACGTATTGCACTTGATGATGTGGGCAGTGAGTTACGTGTGATTGCTGGGCAATATCAAGACACCCAAGGCGCTGCAACGACATTCAGTCCAGTCAATGTTTGGGATGGGACAATTGTTGAAGGTCAGCAACATCATTTTTATGTGACTGAAGGCCATACAACCTTGTTGGTGTTACTTGCAGGTGAGGTGACTTTAAATGAAGTACAACAGATACAATCGCCAAGTTTAGTGGTGCTTAGCCGAGAAGAAATTGATTTTTCAATCAAAGCTGAACAGGACAGTAAATTCTTGATTTTAACGGGTCAGCCACTCAATGAACCGATTGAAGGTTATGGACCATTCGTTATGAACAGTAAAACTGAGATTGCCGAAGCGATACATGATTTCAATAGTGGTAAATTTGGCGTGATGTAA
- a CDS encoding FAD-dependent oxidoreductase — protein MDIAIIGSGMAGLAAARILHDAGHKVTIFEALSGRGMDSHSIDFDGGIIDAPLRVMNPKLWKNTLSLATYLGIETFPVRTFMACSWLFEDRTDTWLTTSRSRIGNFPIINNRKGIQQYGWRLVKGMLQLKTAVNQFFKSENQDITLAEFMNQYHIEEVFWHGTVMPVLYTICTCHPKTIGEWPAKPLLEFIRQLTEGEALLRMKGGTPALVSRLIEGIEIHSGAAVEKVEEQGDKILVENALGQSQCFDRVVIATPTPAIENFLKQPQFAEDIALLKKFRFEQGDLVIHTDPVVMPPRRKDWAVLSYMMDRKFTRQQFTVWINAIEPTLVGKNAVFQTWCPVIDIDPKKIISKVKLTRAVVDSETVALNKQIQQRHLDQNRKVFYCGSWSCDGLPILESAVTSAMHISEILGAPLPFVGLKPKVKVAPELGY, from the coding sequence TTGGATATTGCAATTATTGGCAGTGGAATGGCAGGGCTTGCTGCAGCCAGAATCCTACATGATGCAGGACATAAAGTAACGATCTTCGAAGCACTCTCAGGTCGGGGTATGGATAGTCATAGTATAGATTTTGATGGCGGTATCATTGATGCTCCATTGCGTGTGATGAATCCAAAGCTTTGGAAAAACACGTTAAGTTTGGCCACATACTTAGGTATTGAAACCTTTCCAGTTCGTACTTTTATGGCGTGCAGTTGGTTATTTGAAGACAGAACAGATACATGGTTGACGACCTCTCGTAGCCGTATTGGTAATTTTCCGATTATTAATAACCGTAAAGGTATTCAGCAATATGGCTGGCGTTTGGTCAAAGGAATGTTACAGCTCAAAACAGCGGTGAATCAGTTTTTTAAATCTGAGAATCAAGACATTACGCTTGCTGAATTTATGAACCAGTACCATATTGAAGAAGTGTTTTGGCATGGAACGGTCATGCCGGTTCTCTATACTATTTGCACCTGCCATCCAAAAACCATTGGAGAATGGCCAGCAAAACCTTTATTAGAGTTTATTCGCCAATTGACCGAAGGCGAAGCGTTATTGCGAATGAAAGGCGGAACGCCAGCTTTGGTCAGTCGCTTGATTGAGGGGATCGAGATCCATAGTGGCGCTGCGGTTGAGAAAGTTGAAGAGCAAGGCGACAAGATTTTGGTAGAAAATGCACTCGGTCAGAGTCAATGCTTCGATCGTGTGGTGATCGCCACACCAACCCCTGCGATTGAAAATTTCTTGAAACAGCCACAATTTGCTGAAGATATTGCCTTGTTAAAGAAATTTAGATTTGAACAAGGGGATTTGGTGATTCATACCGATCCTGTGGTCATGCCACCACGCCGTAAAGACTGGGCGGTATTGAGCTATATGATGGATCGTAAATTTACTCGTCAGCAGTTTACGGTGTGGATCAACGCGATTGAACCGACTTTGGTGGGTAAAAATGCCGTGTTCCAAACATGGTGTCCTGTGATTGATATTGATCCAAAGAAAATTATTTCTAAAGTAAAACTTACTCGTGCGGTGGTGGACTCAGAAACGGTGGCGTTGAATAAGCAAATTCAGCAACGTCATTTAGACCAAAATCGTAAAGTTTTCTACTGTGGTTCTTGGTCATGTGATGGTCTGCCAATCTTGGAATCAGCGGTGACTTCGGCGATGCATATCTCTGAAATCTTGGGTGCGCCGTTACCTTTTGTTGGGCTTAAACCTAAAGTTAAAGTTGCACCTGAACTCGGTTACTAA
- a CDS encoding potassium transporter Kup, protein MQSSAKKAALPALTLAALGVVFGDIGTSPLYALKESFHAAHGLGIQPENVLGILSIIFWCLTLIISIKYIAVVMRADNNGEGGIMALLALNLRKAKIPESKKIYLIAIGFIGASLFFGDGIITPAISVLSAVEGLSIATNVLDPFIVPIAIAIVVTLFIMQKHGTAFVGKFFGPITLIWFLSLGVLGIASIIQTPIVLGMFSPHWAIQFIYTHPVMSFFIMGAVVLTVTGGEALYADMGHFGRFPIRLAWFSIVLPCLLLNYAGQGALLLRNPSAIENPFYLLVPSWALYPMIVLATMAAVIASQAVISGVFSLARQAIQLGYLPRLTIKHTSESEEGQIYVPFLNWLLLAAIIILILIFQNSSNLASAYGLAVTLTMLCDTILVAVFIYSAWKWSLPKVLLLIIPFFIIDIILVSATSLKMFSGGWVPLLIGAIAVTILMTWKRGREITFARLEHDTLPLDLFVKSIGNEVHWVSGDAVFLTGTPNVVPHAMLHNIKHNKVLHERNILVTVVVQDVPYVPQEERVAVEKLADHFYRIKIYYGFKDEPNVPKALNQAYEQLELEYDLMQISFFISRDRIIATVGQGMRPWREKLFISMQRNTSPVSDFYQIPTNRVVELGSQIEI, encoded by the coding sequence ATGCAAAGTTCTGCAAAAAAAGCCGCATTGCCTGCACTAACATTGGCAGCCTTAGGGGTGGTCTTTGGAGACATTGGAACAAGTCCTTTATATGCGCTCAAAGAGTCATTCCATGCAGCGCATGGATTAGGGATCCAACCAGAAAATGTTTTAGGTATCTTATCTATTATTTTTTGGTGTCTCACTTTAATCATTAGTATTAAATACATTGCTGTTGTGATGCGAGCAGATAACAATGGTGAAGGCGGAATCATGGCCTTATTGGCTTTGAATCTAAGAAAAGCAAAAATTCCAGAAAGTAAAAAAATTTATTTGATTGCCATTGGGTTTATTGGCGCATCACTTTTCTTTGGTGATGGAATTATTACACCTGCAATTTCGGTCTTATCCGCAGTTGAAGGACTTTCAATTGCAACCAATGTGCTAGATCCTTTTATTGTGCCAATCGCAATTGCAATTGTAGTGACGCTGTTTATCATGCAGAAACATGGAACCGCCTTTGTGGGTAAGTTCTTTGGTCCAATTACCCTGATTTGGTTTTTATCTTTAGGGGTTTTAGGGATTGCTAGTATTATTCAAACCCCTATTGTTTTAGGGATGTTTAGTCCTCATTGGGCAATTCAATTTATTTATACTCACCCCGTGATGTCGTTTTTTATTATGGGCGCTGTAGTCTTGACTGTAACAGGCGGGGAAGCCTTGTATGCAGATATGGGACACTTTGGGCGTTTTCCAATCCGACTGGCGTGGTTTAGTATCGTATTACCTTGTTTATTGCTGAACTATGCGGGACAGGGCGCATTATTATTAAGAAATCCAAGTGCGATAGAAAATCCATTTTATTTGCTTGTGCCAAGCTGGGCGTTATACCCAATGATTGTACTGGCGACTATGGCAGCAGTAATTGCTTCTCAAGCAGTGATTTCAGGGGTTTTCTCACTTGCGCGTCAAGCGATTCAATTGGGTTATCTCCCTCGTTTGACGATTAAGCACACTTCAGAGTCAGAAGAAGGACAAATTTATGTACCTTTTTTAAACTGGTTGTTGTTGGCTGCAATTATTATATTAATCTTAATCTTCCAAAACAGTTCGAACTTGGCGAGTGCGTATGGTCTGGCTGTGACCTTAACGATGCTATGTGACACGATTTTAGTTGCAGTATTTATTTATTCTGCATGGAAATGGAGTCTGCCAAAAGTTCTTTTGTTGATCATTCCGTTTTTCATTATTGATATCATATTAGTAAGTGCAACCTCACTAAAAATGTTCTCTGGAGGGTGGGTGCCACTCTTAATCGGTGCGATTGCGGTTACGATTTTAATGACGTGGAAACGAGGTCGCGAAATTACTTTTGCCCGTTTAGAACACGATACTTTGCCTCTGGATCTATTTGTTAAAAGTATTGGCAATGAAGTACATTGGGTTTCTGGGGATGCGGTATTCCTGACAGGTACACCAAATGTTGTTCCTCATGCAATGTTGCATAATATCAAACATAATAAAGTGCTACATGAGCGAAATATCTTAGTTACAGTTGTGGTGCAAGATGTCCCTTATGTGCCACAAGAAGAACGCGTTGCTGTTGAGAAATTGGCAGATCATTTTTACCGAATTAAAATTTACTACGGGTTTAAAGATGAGCCGAATGTACCTAAAGCACTGAATCAGGCTTATGAGCAATTAGAGCTTGAATATGATTTGATGCAGATCAGCTTCTTTATTTCCCGTGATCGAATCATTGCCACAGTGGGGCAAGGGATGCGACCTTGGCGCGAAAAGTTGTTTATTTCGATGCAACGTAATACCAGCCCAGTCAGCGACTTTTATCAGATTCCAACCAACCGTGTGGTTGAGTTAGGAAGTCAGATCGAAATCTAA